Below is a genomic region from Aurantimonas sp. HBX-1.
CGGATCGAGCGCCGAGGTCGGCTCGTCGAACAGCATGATCTTCGGGCTCATGCAGAGCGACCGGGCGATGGCGACGCGCTGCTGCTGGCCACCGGAGAGCTGGCCCGGGTATTTGTGCGCCTGCTCGGGGATCTTGACGCGCTCGAGATAGTGCATCGCCACTTCCTCGGCCTTGGCCTTCGGCATCTTGCGCACCCAGATCGGTGCCAGCGTGCAGTTCTCCAGAATCGTCAGATGCGGGAACAGGTTGAAGTGCTGGAACACCATCCCGACCTCGCGCCGCACCTCGTCGATCTTCTTCAGATCGTTGGTGAGCTCGATGCCGTCGACGACGATGCGTCCCTTCTGGTGCTCCTCCAGGCGGTTGATGCAGCGGATCATCGTCGACTTGCCGGAGCCGGAAGGGCCGCAGATGACGATCCGCTCGCCGCGATGGACGGTGAGGTTGATGTCCCGCAGGACATGGAACTCCCCGAACCACTTGTTCACCCCGAGCAGCTCGACGGCGACCTCCTCGGACATGTTACCCGACAGGCGTGCGCGCGGCTCGATTTCGGTGTCGACGGTCATGATCAGGTCCTTCAGCGCGTGTGCCCGGTGTCCAGCCGACGCTCGGTGTAGATCGAGTAGCGGGACATGGCGAAACAGAACAGCCAGTAGACGAACGCGGCGAAGACGAGGCCGGTCGCTGGCGTCGAGGGGGTGATCCAGCTGGGATCGTTGAAGCCGCGCCGCACCGTGCCGAGCAGATCGGCGAGACCGATGATGTAGACGAGGCTGGTATCCTTGAAGAGGCCGATGAAGGTGTTGACGATCCCGGGGATCACCAGCTTTAGCGCCTGCGGCAGGATGATCATGCGCATCTTCTGCCAGTAGGTGAGCGCCATCGCGTCGGCGCCCTCGTACTGGCCCTTGGGGATCGCCTGAAGGCCGCCGCGGATCACCTCTGCCATGTAGGCGGCCGAGAACAGCGCCACGCCGACCAGCGCGCGCAGCAACTGGTTGAAGTTGACCCCCTCCGGCAGGAACAGCGGCAGCATGAAGTTCGCCATGAACAGGACGGTGATCAGCGGGACGCCTCGCCAGAACTCAATGAAGATGATCGAGAACAGCTTGACCGCCGGCATTTGCGAGCGCCGGCCAAGCGCCAGCGCGATGCCGAGCGGCAGCGACGCCGCGATGCCGCTGAGCGCGACGACCAGCGTTAGCATCAGCCCGCCCCACAGGCTCGTCCGCACGTAGGAGAGCCCGAAATCGGCGGTCATGACAAAGACGAAGCCGATGACCACGAGCGTCGGCACCAAGGCACCCAACAGGCTGCCATTGCGGGAGCGGATGGCGGTCACCACCGCTGCGGCGATCGCCGCAGCGGTCGCCAGGAACGCGATCAGCGTGAGAACCGAAAAACGCAGGCCGAGGAGGTCCACCCGGCCGCTGCCGACGGCGTTTGACAGGAACAGGACGATGAGGCCGACGAGCGCCAACACGGCCGCCGCCTTCAGCACGGGCGTGAAGCCGACCTCCGGCCGCGACGCGACACCGCTGATCGTCACCGCCGCGGCGACGAGCAGGAACAGCGTGACCTCGCCGCCGGAGAAGGTGAAATTGCCGCCGATGAGCAGAACCAGCGCAACCACGGGGAAGACGGCGAACAGGAGGATCGCGTTGATGCGCTTGTAGGGCACGCTCGGGATCGCCAGCGCTGCGACAAGCACGGCCAGCAGGACGAACACGACATCGACCCGCCAGCGCTCGTCGAACGGATAGATGCCGTACATGAACTGGCCGAACTTCGCCTTGACGAAAGCCCAGCACGCGCCGGCGTGTCCGCCGCCTTCGAGCAGGCAGGCCTCGCGGTCGTCGCCGTAGAACACCGCGTCGACCCAGGCCCAGTTGAAGATGTTCCAGAGCGCCCAGGCGGCGAACAGGCCCGCGACGATGCTGAGGATCGAATCGAGCGGTGTCGCGAAGAGGTTGCGGCGGATCGTGCCGACGATGCCGACGTCGCTGCCGGGGGGCGGCAACTGCTGCTTCTGTTCCGTCGAGACGTAACGGGCGAAATCTTCTTCCATGTTGCTAAGCGCCCTTCATCAGCGTTCGACCAGCGCCATCTTCGAGTTGAACCAGTTCATGAAAAGCGACACCGTCAGGCTGATGCTGAGATAGACCGCCATCCAGATCACCACGACCTCGATCGACTGGCCCGACTGGTTGAGGACCGTTGAGCCGACCGCGACGAGTTCGGGGTAGCCGATCGCAAGGCCGAGCGAGGAATTCTTGGTCAGGTTCAGGTACTGGCTGGTCAGCGGCGGGATGATCACCCGGAACGCCTGGGGCACGACAACCAGCCGCAGCACATGGCCGCGCTTGAGGCCGAGCGCCGACGCCGCTTCCGTCTGTCCACCGGACACCGAGAGGATGCCGGCCCGCACGATCTCGGCGATGAAGGCGGCGGTGTAGATCGCCAGCGCGAGCAGCAGCGCGATGAACTCCGGGCGCATCTGGAAGCCGCCGACGAGATTGAACCGCGTCGCCTCCGGAAATTCGAAAGCCGCCGGGATGCCGGTCAGCAAGAACACGGCGACCGGCAGCCCGATGATCAGGCCGAGGCTCGGCCAGAGCAGCGGACGTCGCACGCCTGTCGCGAGCTGCCGCACCTTGTTGCGGCGCGCCAGCACAATCGCGCCGACGATCCCGACGACGAAGGCGGCGACGGTCGCCCAGGCCAGCGGATCGAACAGGATGGTCGGCACCTGCAGGCCGCGATTGGTCAGGTAGATGCCGAGCGGGTTCACGTCGACGCCGCGCGGACCGCTCAGGACCGAGAGGACACCGAAATACCAGAACAGGATGACGAGCAGCGGCGGGATGTTGCGGAAGGTCTCGACATAGACCGTCGCCAGCATGCGGACGAGGAAGTTCTGCGACAGCCGGGCAATGCCGACGATGAAGCCGATGATCGTCGCGACGATGATGCCGCTGGCCGCGATCAGCAGCGTGTTGGCGATGCCGACGAGAAGGGCCCTGCCGTAGGTGCTGTTGCTCGAATATTCGATCGGCACCTGCGCGATGTCGAAGCCGGCGCGCGAGCCGAGGAAGCCGAAGCCGGAGGCGATATTCGCCGCGGCGAGATTTCGGGCGGTGTTGTCGATGATCCACCAGGCGAACGCCACGATGGCGACGATCAGTACGAGCTGGATGACGATGCTGCGCACGGTGGGATTGGTCAGCACCGAGTCGGTGCTGGATCGTCGGGGCAGAGGATGTGTCTCGGCGGTCATGAACTATCCCGGGCGCCGATGGCGAAGACAGCGCGGTTGCAGCCGGATGAGATGGGCCGTCGCGCGGCGGGCGCTGTGGAGCGCCCGCCGCGGTCCGCCATCAGCGGATGGGCAAGCCGTACTGGAGTCCACCCTTCGTCCAGAGCGCATTCTGGCCACGCTGGATCTGCAGCGGCGTGTTGACGCCGATGTTGCGTTCGAAGATTTCGCCGTAGTTGCCGACGGCCTTGATGATGTTGACGACCCAATCCTGCGGAAGGCCGATCGATTCGCCGAAGTTCTTGTCCTGGCCGAGCAGGCGCCGGATCTCCGGATTCTCCGAATCCAGCATTTCCTCGACATTCGCCTGGGTCACGCCCAGTTCCTCGGCATTGAGCAGCGCGTTGTGCGTCCACTTGACGACGTTGAACCACTCGGTGTCGCCCTGACGCACAGCAGGTCCGAGCGGCTCCTTGGAGATGATCTCCGGCAGGATCACGTGCTCGTCAGGATTGCCCATCTCAAGGCGCGAGGCGGCAAGGCCCGACGCGTCGGTGGTGAGCACGTCGCAACGACCGCTGTCATAGGCGGAGTTCACGTCGTTCTGGGCCTCGATAACGACCGGGTTGTAGTCCATGCCGTTGGTGCTGAAGTAATCCGCGAGGTTGAGCTCCGTCGTCGTGCCGCTCTGCACGCAGACCGTTGCGCCAGAGAGTTCCAGCGCCGAGTTCACGTTCAGGTCCTTCTTCACCATGAAGCCCTGGCCGTCGTAGTAGTTCACGCCGGCGAAGGTCAGGCCGAGCGTGGTGTCGCGGTCCATCGTCCAGGTGGTGTTGCGAGCCAGCATGTCGATTTCGTTGTTCTGGAGCGCCGGGAAGCGCTGAACCGCCGAAAGCGGCGAATACTGGACCTTGGAGGCATCGCCGAAGACGGCCGCCGCGACAGCCTTGCAGTAGTCGACGTCGAGACCCTGCCAGGCGCCCTGGTCGTTCTGCGAGGCGAACCCGGGAAGGCCGGTGTTGACGCCGCAACGCAGCGTGCCGCGATCCTTGACCGTCTGGAGGGTCTGCGCGGAGGCGACGTTCACGGCCAGCCCCGCGACCGAGAGTCCGAGCACGGCGGTCAAAAGCTTCAATTTCATCAGGATACCTTCCCAAGTTGGGTTTTCGGTGCAGCTTGTTCTTCTCGAGCAGAACCCGCCCGCGAGCGGCAGTCGGGCAGCCGGCACATCATGGGTTCTGTTCGGCCGGGCAATGACATGTCATAAAAATGTGCAGGTCAAGAAGCTGACACTTTTTTCCCTGCGCATTTGGCCGATCCAACCCCGCGCATCCCAGAATCCCATCAGAAAGCCGACGAATTGAGCACCGAAAGAGCAAAAACCGATCAGACGGTCGGGGTGAACACGCGCCTGGCGCACGGGCCACACGACCCGCGCTCGCAATACGGCTTCGTCAATCCGCCGGTCTTTCACGGCTCGACGGTGCTGTTTCCCGACGTCGCCACCTTGCGCGACCGGGCCAGGCAGCCGTTCAGCTACGGGCTTTCGGGCACCCCCACGACCAAGGTGCTGGAGGATGCGCTGGATGAGCTCGAGGGATCGGCGGGCACGATCCTGCTGCCCTCGGGGCTCGCCGCCGTCACCGTGCCGCTGCTCGCCTTCCTTTCGGCGGGCGATCACTGCCTGGTTGTGGACTCGGTGTATTTCCCGACGCGGCGCTTCTGCGACGGGACGCTGACGCGGATGGGCGTCACGGTGGAATATTTCGACCCGCATGTCGGCGCCGGCATCGCCGCGCTGATGCGGCCTGAGACGAAGGTCGTGTTCATCGAAGCGCCCGGCTCGCACACATTCGAGATCGTCGACGTCGCCGCGATCGCCGAAGCCGCGCGCCAGGGCGGCGCCGTCACCATGATGGACAACACCTGGGCGACACCGCTCCTGTTCCGGCCGATCGAGCACGGCGTCGACCTCTCGATCCACGCCCTGACCAAATATCCGGGCGGCCATTCCGACGTGATGATGGGCAGCGTCTCGGCGACGCGCGAGGCCTGGCCGCGGCTGCGGGCGACGCAGCTGCAGCTCGGCGTCAACGCCGCCCCGGACGACACCTATCTCGTGCTGCGCGGCCTGAAGACGATGGGCGTGCGGCTGGAGCGCCATGGCCATTCGGCGCTGGCGGTCGCCGAATGGCTGGCCGGCCGCGACGAGGTCGCCGCGGTGCTGC
It encodes:
- a CDS encoding amino acid ABC transporter ATP-binding protein; this encodes MSEEVAVELLGVNKWFGEFHVLRDINLTVHRGERIVICGPSGSGKSTMIRCINRLEEHQKGRIVVDGIELTNDLKKIDEVRREVGMVFQHFNLFPHLTILENCTLAPIWVRKMPKAKAEEVAMHYLERVKIPEQAHKYPGQLSGGQQQRVAIARSLCMSPKIMLFDEPTSALDPEMIKEVLDVMVGLAEEGMTMLCVTHEMGFARQVANRVIFMDAGQIVEENEPEAFFTDPQHERTKLFLSQILH
- a CDS encoding amino acid ABC transporter permease gives rise to the protein MEEDFARYVSTEQKQQLPPPGSDVGIVGTIRRNLFATPLDSILSIVAGLFAAWALWNIFNWAWVDAVFYGDDREACLLEGGGHAGACWAFVKAKFGQFMYGIYPFDERWRVDVVFVLLAVLVAALAIPSVPYKRINAILLFAVFPVVALVLLIGGNFTFSGGEVTLFLLVAAAVTISGVASRPEVGFTPVLKAAAVLALVGLIVLFLSNAVGSGRVDLLGLRFSVLTLIAFLATAAAIAAAVVTAIRSRNGSLLGALVPTLVVIGFVFVMTADFGLSYVRTSLWGGLMLTLVVALSGIAASLPLGIALALGRRSQMPAVKLFSIIFIEFWRGVPLITVLFMANFMLPLFLPEGVNFNQLLRALVGVALFSAAYMAEVIRGGLQAIPKGQYEGADAMALTYWQKMRMIILPQALKLVIPGIVNTFIGLFKDTSLVYIIGLADLLGTVRRGFNDPSWITPSTPATGLVFAAFVYWLFCFAMSRYSIYTERRLDTGHTR
- a CDS encoding amino acid ABC transporter permease is translated as MTAETHPLPRRSSTDSVLTNPTVRSIVIQLVLIVAIVAFAWWIIDNTARNLAAANIASGFGFLGSRAGFDIAQVPIEYSSNSTYGRALLVGIANTLLIAASGIIVATIIGFIVGIARLSQNFLVRMLATVYVETFRNIPPLLVILFWYFGVLSVLSGPRGVDVNPLGIYLTNRGLQVPTILFDPLAWATVAAFVVGIVGAIVLARRNKVRQLATGVRRPLLWPSLGLIIGLPVAVFLLTGIPAAFEFPEATRFNLVGGFQMRPEFIALLLALAIYTAAFIAEIVRAGILSVSGGQTEAASALGLKRGHVLRLVVVPQAFRVIIPPLTSQYLNLTKNSSLGLAIGYPELVAVGSTVLNQSGQSIEVVVIWMAVYLSISLTVSLFMNWFNSKMALVER
- a CDS encoding amino acid ABC transporter substrate-binding protein, which produces MKLKLLTAVLGLSVAGLAVNVASAQTLQTVKDRGTLRCGVNTGLPGFASQNDQGAWQGLDVDYCKAVAAAVFGDASKVQYSPLSAVQRFPALQNNEIDMLARNTTWTMDRDTTLGLTFAGVNYYDGQGFMVKKDLNVNSALELSGATVCVQSGTTTELNLADYFSTNGMDYNPVVIEAQNDVNSAYDSGRCDVLTTDASGLAASRLEMGNPDEHVILPEIISKEPLGPAVRQGDTEWFNVVKWTHNALLNAEELGVTQANVEEMLDSENPEIRRLLGQDKNFGESIGLPQDWVVNIIKAVGNYGEIFERNIGVNTPLQIQRGQNALWTKGGLQYGLPIR
- the metC gene encoding cystathionine beta-lyase: MSTERAKTDQTVGVNTRLAHGPHDPRSQYGFVNPPVFHGSTVLFPDVATLRDRARQPFSYGLSGTPTTKVLEDALDELEGSAGTILLPSGLAAVTVPLLAFLSAGDHCLVVDSVYFPTRRFCDGTLTRMGVTVEYFDPHVGAGIAALMRPETKVVFIEAPGSHTFEIVDVAAIAEAARQGGAVTMMDNTWATPLLFRPIEHGVDLSIHALTKYPGGHSDVMMGSVSATREAWPRLRATQLQLGVNAAPDDTYLVLRGLKTMGVRLERHGHSALAVAEWLAGRDEVAAVLHPALADFPGHALWRRQFDGASGLFGFVLRGEAKAGEAFLNALTLFGLGFSWGGHESLAVPSDLSDRTIAKGPESGTLIRLQIGLEDVDDLRADLERGFAAARAA